From Schistocerca americana isolate TAMUIC-IGC-003095 chromosome 9, iqSchAmer2.1, whole genome shotgun sequence, the proteins below share one genomic window:
- the LOC124550892 gene encoding gastrula zinc finger protein XlCGF71.1-like, which yields MQQASCGNKTDIRQLAHRCDICKETFSQSQDLKEHIHVDKRELLHSCNVCSKIFKRRDTLEKHFRLHTGERPYCCNVCNKTFTQSSTLKEHSRLHTGERPYSCSVCSKAFKSNSHLHKHFRLHTGERPYNCGVCKKTFKSNSHLRKHVKLHTGERPYSCAVCNKTFVTNTNLKMHSRLHTGERPYSCGVCNKTFKSNNHLKLHSRLHTGERPYSCSICNKSFTRSDLLKQHSQIHTGDRA from the coding sequence ATGCAGCAAGCATCCTGTGGAAATAAAACTGATATAAGACAGCTGGCACACAGGTGTGACATCTGCAAAGAGACGTTCAGCCAGTCGCAGGATCTGAAGGAGCACATACACGTGGACAAACGTGAATTGTTGCATTCGTGTAACGTGTGTAGCAAAATATTCAAAAGGAGAGACACTTTGGAGAAGCACTTCCGTCTGCATACTGGTGAACGCCCATACTGTTGTAACGTTTGCAACAAGACATTCACTCAAAGCAGTACTTTGAAGGAGCATTCACGGCTGCACACGGGTGAACGCCCATACAGCTGCAGCGTTTGCAGCAAGGCATTCAAATCGAATAGCCATCTACATAAACATTTTAGACTACATACAGGCGAACGCCCGTATAACTGTGGCGTTTGCAAAAAGACATTCAAATCAAATAGCCATCTACGTAAACATGTAAAGCTGCATACAGGCGAACGCCCTTACAGTTGTGCCGTTTGCAACAAGACATTTGTAACAAATACTAACCTGAAGATGCATTCACGGTTGCATACTGGCGAACGCCCCTACAGCTGTGGTGTTTGCAACAAGACATTCAAATCAAATAACCATCTGAAGTTGCATTCAAGGCTGCATACTGGCGAACGCCCCTACAGTTGCAGTATTTGCAACAAGTCATTCACGCGAAGTGATCTATTGAAGCAGCATTCACAGATTCATACTGGCGACCGTGCTTAA